A stretch of DNA from Rhodococcus sp. NBC_00297:
GCGACAACGACCGTCTCGCAGCCCTGGTCGCGCACCTCGTCGGCGCGGACGCGTTGCTGCTGCTGTCCGATGTCGACGGCCTCTACGACGGCGACCCCCGCAAGGACCCCGACGCGACCTTCGTCCGCGAGGTCGCGAGTACCGAGGATCTCGACGGCGTCGTCGCCGGATCGGGCGGCTCCCTCGGCACCGGCGGCATGGCGTCCAAGTTGTCCGCGGCCCGTCTGGCAGCGGACGCGGGTGTTCCCGTCCTGCTGGCGGCGGCGTCCGAGGCGGCTTCCGCGCTCAGTGGCGGACCGGTGGGGACCACGTTCACCGCGCGCCCGAACAGGTTGTCGGCCCGCCGATTCTGGGTCCGTCATGCCGCGGACACCGCCGGCGCCCTCACGCTCGACGACGGCGCCGTCACCGCGGTGATCGGCCGACGACGCTCGCTGCTCTCGGCAGGAATCGTCTCGGTCAGTGGCTCGTTCGACGCCGGCGACGTGGTGACCCTGCACGGCGTCGACGGCACCGTGGTCGCGCGCGGAGTCGTCGCGTACGACGCGGCGGAGCTCGCCGGCATGATCGGTCGCTCGACGGGCGATCTCGCCCCCGAGGCCCGACGCCCCGTGGTGCACGCAGACGACCTCGTCCCGGGCTGAGCGACCGGTCAGGCCGGCGCCGAGGCGGCGAGCACGCGCCGGAGTGCGAGGGCCAGCAGCGCCACCGCGACACCGGCCGCGACCATCGACCACAGCGCCCAGCCGAAGCCGGTCAGCTCTGCGAGAGAGCCGAACGCGACGGGTGCCAGCAGCACCCCGATCCGGGCGATCAGCGACACCACTGTGAGGGCCGTGCCCGCGGTGATGCCGGGGAGTCGTCCGGCCAACCCGAACGCAGCCGGAAAGATCGGTGCCGCACCGAATCCCGCGACGGCGAACATCACCGAGGCGATCACGGGCGAGCTCACCACGGGTGCCGCCAGGAACGCGGCCGCGATGAGCAGTGCGCCGCCCATCAACACGGCGTGGCGTCCGACGCGGTCCACCACGGCGTCACCGACGAGGCGTCCGACGAACATCGCGGACGAGAAGGCCACGACGGTGAGTCCCGCCAGTCCCGGCCCGGCCCCGAGATCGGTGGAGTAGATCGCACCCCAGGACTGCGGCACGTCCTCGACCAGGGCGCACACCAACACGAGCCCCCCGAGCAACGCCAGGGCGCCGGAGAACACGCGCCGTGACCCTCGGCCGGACTGTCGAGGGACGGTGTCGGGCACGGCGCGTCCGTCGGGAACCAGCGAGCGGTGAGCCACCAGCGCGAGCGCCAGCAGGACCCCACCGACGAGAGCGAAGTGGACGAGCACGGCGAGTCCGATCCCGGCCGCGGCGGCGCCCGTGAGGCCGCCGGTGACGGCCCCTGCGCTCCACGCCGCGTGGAATCGGTTGAGAAGCGAACGCCGCCGGTTCTTCTCGACGATCACCCCCTGCGCGTTCATCGCCACGTCCATGACGGCGTCGGCCCCGCCCAGGACGGCGAGAGCGAGTGCCAGTGCCCACCACGTCCCGGCGAGTGCCGGGAGTACGAACGCCAGGCACAGCACCGTCGCGGAGAGCAGGACGACTCGGTGACTGCCGAGCCGCCGGATACCGACGGCGGCGAGGGGAGTGGCGAGAAGGCCGCCGGTGCCGACTCCCGCGAGCGCCAGACCGAGCACCGACGCGTCGAGTTCGAGAGCATCGCGGATCGCAGGCAGGCGCGGCGCCCAGTTACCGAGCACCGCACCGTTGACGAAGAAGATCGCCGCGACGGCCCACGGGGCACCGCCGACGGTCCTGCCGTCCGTCACAGAAAGGACGCCAGGACCTCGGAGCAGCCGGCCTCGATCTTCTGGGCGGCGAACTCGTCCCCGCGGGTGCGTCCTCGGTTGACGATGAACACGGGGATGTCGTTCTTCCACGCGTGCCGGACGAAGCGCAGTCCGGACATGACGGTGAGCGAGGACCCCAGCACCACGAGCGAGCGCGCGGCGTCGACCATGTCGTAGGCGCTCCGGACGCGCGGCTTGGGCACGCTCTCACCGAAGTAGACGATGTCGGGTTTGAGGATGCCACCGCACACCTCGCAGCCGACCATGCGGAAGTGGGCGGTGCTCTCGATGATCGCGTCGGCGTCCGGGGCGATCTCGACGCCGTCGGCACCGACGACGGACTCGATGAAGCCGGGATTGGCAGCGGTCAGACGTTCGTCGAGAGCCACGCGGGAGACGAGGCGATCACAGTCGAGGCAACGGACCCGGCCGTACACACCGTGCAGGTCGATCACCGAGCGGGAGCCGGCCTTGGTGTGCAGCATGTCGACGTTCTGCGTGATGACGCCGGAGACGGTACCCACGCGCTCGAGCTCGGCGAGGGCGCGGTGCCCGGCGTTGGGGCGGGTGGCGTCCATGTGGCGCCAGCCGACGTGGTTGCGAGCCCAGTAGTGACGTCGGAAATCGTCGTCGCCGATGAACTGCTGGAACGTCATCGGGTTGCGCGGCGGAGAGTCCGGGCCCCGGTAGTCGGGAATTCCCGAGTCCGTGGACATCCCGGCACCGGTCAGCGCGACGACGCGGCCGTCGGCCATCGCGTCCTGCAGAGAGAGGGCGCTGCGCGGCGACCGATCGAGAGAGCGTGGGGAAACCGAGGTCACGTCTCCAGAGTAGGTCGCCGCGTGGGCTGGGGTGGAGCGGCAGGGTGGGATGTGCACACCTGCCACAGAGCGAACACACCCCGCTGCATCCTGAAGGGTGTCGTCGCTCGCGGCAGGGTGTGTTCGGTCGGCCCGTGGCGTCAGGCAGGAACCTCGATCAACGGGTAGACGCCGTTCTCGTCGTGACGCTCGTTGCCGACGACGGGCGGGTTGAACACGCACAGCATCCGCATGCGGGTCCGCGTCTCCACCGTGTGACGCTCGTGCCCGTTCAGCAGGTACATCGACCCCGGACCCAGGTCGTACGTCTCACCGGTCTCGCGGTCGGTGAGCGTGCCCTCGCCCTCGATGAGCCAGACGGCCTCGACGTGGTTGGCGTAATGGAAGTTGTTGACGGTGTTCGGCTCGATGGTGGTCTCGTGGAACGAGAACCCGACCTTGTCACCGCCCAGGACGATCCGCTTGGAGCGCCACTGGCCGTCCTCGCTCGCGATGTCGCGCTCGGTTCCGGTGATGGCCTCGGTGGTGCGAACGATCATGTGGTCCTCCTCGTGCTGTGCAGACGTGCGGAACGCGATTCGGTCAGGAGCAGACGGTCGCGGTGGCGTCGGCCAGGATGCCGAGGCCGTGATCGAGATCCTCCTCGGTGATGGTGAGCGGCGGAAGCAGCTTCACCACCTCGTCGGAGGGTCCGGACGTCTCGGCGAGCAGGCCCTTGTCGTAGGCGAGCGCAGTGACCTTCGACGCCTTCTCTGCGTCGTCGAACACGAGACCCTGGACCATGCCGCGACCGCGGGTGCTCAGACCCTCGAAGCGGGCCGAGAGATCGATGAACGCGTCCTGGATCCGCTCGCCCTTGGCCAGGATCGACGCCTCGAACGCGCCGTCGGCCCAGTAGTGGTCGAGCGCGGCCTTGCTGGTGACGAAGGCCGGGCTGTTGCCGCGGAACGTGCCGTTGTGCTCGCCGGGACCCCAGACGTCGAGTTCCGGGCGCATGAGCGTCAGTGCCATCGGCATGCCGTAGCCGCCGATCGACTTCGACAGCGTGACGATGTCCGGCACGATGCCGGCGTCCTCGAAGGAGAAGAACGGCCCGGTGCGGCCGACGCCCATCTGCACGTCGTCCACGATGAGCAGGATGTCGCGGCGCTTCAGCAGATCTGCGAGCCCGCGCAGCCACTCGGCACGGGCGACGTTGACGCCGCCCTCACCCTGGACCGTCTCGACGATGACGGCCGCGGGGCGGTTGATGCCGCTTCCCGAGTCGTCCAGCACTCGTTCCATCCACTGGAAGTCGTCCGTGGCACCGCCGAAGTAGTTGTCGAACGGCATCGGGGTCGCGTGGACCAGCGGGATGCCGGCGCCGGCGCGCTTCATGGAGTTGCCGGTGACGGACAGAGCGCCGAGCGTCATGCCGTGGAACGCGTTCGTGAAGTTGATGACCGAGGAACGGCCGGTGACCTTTCGCGCCAATTTGAGCGCGGCTTCCACGGTGTTCGTTCCGGTGGGTCCGGGGAATTGCACCTTGTAATCCAACCCGCGGGGCTCGAGAATGCGCGTGGTGAACGACTCGAGGAATTCGCGTTTCGCGACGGTGGACATGTCGAGACCGTGCGTGATGCCGTCCCGCATGATGTAGTCGACCAGTGCCTGCTTGAGCACGGGATTGTTGTGGCCGTAATTGAGCGCACCGGCTCCGGCGAAGAAGTCGAGGTAGCGACGGCCGTTCTCGTCGGTGATCCACGAACCCTGCGCGGTGTCGAACACTGCGGGCCACTGTCGGCTGTAGCTGCGGACCTGCGACTCGCGGGCCTCGAAGATGTCGGTGGTGGTGTCGGTCGGGGTGATGCTGGTGGTCATCGAGGTCCTTCGGGTGTGGTCGTCGGAAGTGTCGGCGAGCGTGCCGTCGAACGGGCCGACCGTGTAGAGGTCCTCCGGCTCGTGGCTGTCGGGAAAGTCCTTCGCTGCGAACAGATCTCGTCGGGTGATGGTGGTGTCGCGTCGTCGCGCCAGAGATGTGAAGAGGGCGATCGACGCGTCGTTGTCGGGGCTGATGGTGGTCTCGAGGAAGCGTGCTCCGCGTGGGGTGGTGCGGTCGACGAGGCCCTGCAGCATGCGCACGGCCAGGCCGTGCCCGCGCTGGTCGGAGTCGACCGCCACCTGCCAGACGAACAGGGTGTCGTCGGCGTCGGGACGGATGTATCCGGTGACGAAGCCGACCGGACGGTCGTCGGCGTCCACTGCCACGATCGAGGTGTCGGAGAAATCGCGGCACCACAGCACGTACGAGTAACTGGAATTGACGTCCAGTACTCGGGAGTCCCTCGCGATCTCCCACAATCGCGTCCCGTCGGCCACGCATGGTGGGCGGAACGAGAAATCGATGTCGTCGGTCGGGGCGGCTCTCTGTAACACTGGCGTCATATTGCAGACGAACGTAACAAGGCTGACCGGACATGTCAGGCGCCCTCGTCGTCAGGCACGAGAATGGCACGCCTATCGCCAGTACGTTCGCCCCTTGTGAGTGTGGTCACACGACGATGCGTTCGCCGGCGACTCGGGGGCCTGCCGCGGCCCGCGGGAGGCGCGGGAACCCTCGCAGCGGCACCGCGGCGTGGGGCTGCTGTGACCAGTGTGAACAGCGTGATCAAGACTGAATGGTCTCGACGACGGTGAAATAAATGGTCAGAGCCCGGCGAGGCACCCACCGTTCCCGTTCGGTGATGGCTAATGTCCGGCACACTATGACTCCCACGGTCAGACTTCCCCGGCCCGCCCGACTGCGAGGCGCCGCTGCACGTGTCGGTGCAGCCAGCTCGACCCCCGTCGCGATGGTGCTCGCCGTTCTGCTCCCCACCGTGGCGGCCGGAGTGTTCTGGGTCTCGCAGACCGATCGCCCCGCCACCACCGGCACCGTTTCCGTCGCCGCCACTGCGGGCGGGTCCACGACGGACCCGCTCGCGTCGAGTCGGGCCGCCCTGACCAACACGGTCCTGCCGCTGCAGATCCTGAGTGGCGGTATGGCCGAGCTGTCCGACGGCAGCGTGGAGCTGGACGACGGCGCTCACCAGATGTCCGACGGCCTGCACCAGGCCCGCGACGGCTCGGCCGAACTCGCTGACGGCATGACCCAGCTCCGAGCCGGCCTCTGGCAGCTCGGTGACGGCTCGTCGCAGGTGAGCGGAGGAGTCGATCGCGTGGTGGGTGCGCTCACCGGCGTCGGAGCCGCGCAGGGCCAGATCGAACTGATCGTGCAGCAGACTCTCGACTCGCTCGCCGCGTCCACCGATCCGGGCGCCGCCGCGTCCGCGGATCAGCTGCGGCCGGTCCTCGACCTGCTGCGCACCCAGGGACTGAACGCCGGGGTGATGACCGACCTGCAGACGCTGCGCGACGGTGCGCGCACCGTGGCGTACCAACTCGACGACCCGTCCTCGGAGTTCGTCGACGGCATGGTGCGTGCCACCGACGGATCCGCGCAGCTGCGCGACGGCCTCGTCCTGCTCGACGACGGCGGGGTACGCCTCGTCGACGGCACCACGCGCCTGGTCGGGGGAGTCGGCCCGATGGAGACCATGTTCTCCACTCTGCGTACCAACGTGGAGAAAGCGTCCACCTCGCTGCCGGCAGCCGAGCGGATCGAACCCGACCCGGCCGGCGGCGGTACCTCGTACGTGGTGCGGTCCGCCTCGGACGCGTGGCCGTACCTCGCGGCGGCGTTCGCGCTCGTCGCAGCAGCGCTCGTCGGATTCTTCGTCCCGCGCGCCCGCGCCGCGGTCCTGGGGGCGGTGGCCACCGCGTCGACGATGGTGCTGGCCCTGACGTTCGCCGACACCGGCGCGAGTCTCTCGGGCTCGATGGTCTCGACCGTCCTGATCGGAGTCTGGGTCGCCGCGGTGGCCACTGCGGCCCGTGCATTGCGCACCGCACTCGGAGCCGTCCGTGCCGGAGTGGTGCTCGGGGTCCTCGGGCTCGTCCAGGTGGTGCTCGGCGGGCTGGTCCTGCGCGGGGTCGGTGGTCTGCCCGACACGGTCGGACTCTTCACCCCCCTCGGCCAACTGGTCCGGTCGTTGGAGAACGCCGCCGCGGGCGGAAGCATCGTCACCTCGCTCGTGTCGGTGATCGCCGCACTGGTCACGGTGGCTGTATCGGTGGCCGTCCTGGCCGCGCATCGCACGATCGACGACGCGGAACCGGTCGACCACGGCGCCGATGCGGCTGTCGAGAACGACGCCGACGAGGCCGACCGAACCGAGGACGACAGCGTCTCGTCCTCCGTACGCTAGGACCACCGGCCGGACGATCCCGCGGCAGGAATACCTGTCGGCGCCGGGTGGGCGGAGGAGCGTGACGTGCTGCTCGACGGAGCCAACGCACTGATCTACGGGGGCGGCGGTGTCGTCGGGAGCCGGCTGGCCGTCGCC
This window harbors:
- the proB gene encoding glutamate 5-kinase, whose product is MTATQPHGSTREIIASARSIVVKIGSSALTSMEAGLDLARLDALADAIEARMRAGSDVVVVSSGAIGAGMAPLGLKQRPRDLATKQAAASVGQLALAHAWGTSFGRYGRTVGQVLLTADDIARRSNHRNAQRTFDRLRSLGAVAVVNENDTVATAEIRFGDNDRLAALVAHLVGADALLLLSDVDGLYDGDPRKDPDATFVREVASTEDLDGVVAGSGGSLGTGGMASKLSAARLAADAGVPVLLAAASEAASALSGGPVGTTFTARPNRLSARRFWVRHAADTAGALTLDDGAVTAVIGRRRSLLSAGIVSVSGSFDAGDVVTLHGVDGTVVARGVVAYDAAELAGMIGRSTGDLAPEARRPVVHADDLVPG
- a CDS encoding MFS transporter; protein product: MTDGRTVGGAPWAVAAIFFVNGAVLGNWAPRLPAIRDALELDASVLGLALAGVGTGGLLATPLAAVGIRRLGSHRVVLLSATVLCLAFVLPALAGTWWALALALAVLGGADAVMDVAMNAQGVIVEKNRRRSLLNRFHAAWSAGAVTGGLTGAAAAGIGLAVLVHFALVGGVLLALALVAHRSLVPDGRAVPDTVPRQSGRGSRRVFSGALALLGGLVLVCALVEDVPQSWGAIYSTDLGAGPGLAGLTVVAFSSAMFVGRLVGDAVVDRVGRHAVLMGGALLIAAAFLAAPVVSSPVIASVMFAVAGFGAAPIFPAAFGLAGRLPGITAGTALTVVSLIARIGVLLAPVAFGSLAELTGFGWALWSMVAAGVAVALLALALRRVLAASAPA
- a CDS encoding Sir2 family NAD-dependent protein deacetylase, yielding MADGRVVALTGAGMSTDSGIPDYRGPDSPPRNPMTFQQFIGDDDFRRHYWARNHVGWRHMDATRPNAGHRALAELERVGTVSGVITQNVDMLHTKAGSRSVIDLHGVYGRVRCLDCDRLVSRVALDERLTAANPGFIESVVGADGVEIAPDADAIIESTAHFRMVGCEVCGGILKPDIVYFGESVPKPRVRSAYDMVDAARSLVVLGSSLTVMSGLRFVRHAWKNDIPVFIVNRGRTRGDEFAAQKIEAGCSEVLASFL
- a CDS encoding ectoine synthase — protein: MIVRTTEAITGTERDIASEDGQWRSKRIVLGGDKVGFSFHETTIEPNTVNNFHYANHVEAVWLIEGEGTLTDRETGETYDLGPGSMYLLNGHERHTVETRTRMRMLCVFNPPVVGNERHDENGVYPLIEVPA
- the ectB gene encoding diaminobutyrate--2-oxoglutarate transaminase; the protein is MTTSITPTDTTTDIFEARESQVRSYSRQWPAVFDTAQGSWITDENGRRYLDFFAGAGALNYGHNNPVLKQALVDYIMRDGITHGLDMSTVAKREFLESFTTRILEPRGLDYKVQFPGPTGTNTVEAALKLARKVTGRSSVINFTNAFHGMTLGALSVTGNSMKRAGAGIPLVHATPMPFDNYFGGATDDFQWMERVLDDSGSGINRPAAVIVETVQGEGGVNVARAEWLRGLADLLKRRDILLIVDDVQMGVGRTGPFFSFEDAGIVPDIVTLSKSIGGYGMPMALTLMRPELDVWGPGEHNGTFRGNSPAFVTSKAALDHYWADGAFEASILAKGERIQDAFIDLSARFEGLSTRGRGMVQGLVFDDAEKASKVTALAYDKGLLAETSGPSDEVVKLLPPLTITEEDLDHGLGILADATATVCS